From Pseudomonas sp. StFLB209, a single genomic window includes:
- a CDS encoding Gfo/Idh/MocA family protein — protein sequence MNTAVPKVRMGFVGGGAGAFIAQAHRQAAGLDGRFELVCGAFSRDPANNQATGAVLGVAAARCYDQWQQMLLAEQALPAEQRMELLVIVTPNHLHAPIASQALQAGFHVFSEKPAALNLDELLALKQVAERSNRLYGLAHTYLGYPMVWQAREMVRSGAIGKVRKVLVEYPQGWLSQDVAGQGNKQAAWRDQPEHSGLGGCIGDIGTHAFALAEFVADQPIRQLSAMLGTHIEGRQLDDDAAMLFRMADGASGVLIASQVCAGEENPLKIRVYGELGGLEWQQENPASLIQRSLDQPIRILRAGLGQPWLCAAALQRMRLPAGHPEGYLEAMANLYGDFATAIRSHVSGHQVPGVPGIEVGLRGMAFIETAIANHHGTAKWSELPQRSTP from the coding sequence ATGAACACTGCAGTGCCGAAAGTAAGAATGGGTTTTGTCGGTGGCGGTGCCGGGGCGTTCATCGCTCAGGCGCATCGTCAGGCCGCCGGGCTCGATGGCCGTTTCGAACTGGTGTGCGGTGCATTCAGCCGCGACCCGGCCAACAATCAGGCCACGGGCGCGGTGTTGGGGGTGGCGGCTGCGCGGTGTTACGACCAATGGCAGCAGATGTTGCTGGCCGAACAGGCGTTGCCTGCCGAACAGCGCATGGAGCTGCTGGTGATCGTCACCCCTAACCACTTGCACGCGCCAATCGCCAGCCAGGCGCTGCAGGCGGGCTTTCATGTGTTCAGTGAAAAGCCCGCCGCGCTGAACCTCGACGAGTTGCTGGCGCTCAAGCAGGTGGCCGAACGCAGCAACCGTCTGTACGGCCTGGCGCATACCTACTTGGGTTACCCGATGGTCTGGCAGGCGCGCGAGATGGTGCGCAGCGGGGCTATCGGCAAGGTCCGCAAGGTGCTGGTCGAGTACCCGCAAGGCTGGCTCAGTCAGGATGTGGCCGGGCAGGGTAACAAGCAGGCGGCCTGGCGCGACCAGCCGGAGCACTCCGGGCTGGGCGGCTGCATTGGCGACATCGGCACCCACGCTTTTGCGCTGGCCGAGTTTGTTGCTGACCAGCCAATCCGTCAGTTGAGCGCGATGCTCGGCACCCACATTGAGGGCCGGCAACTGGACGATGACGCCGCGATGCTATTTCGCATGGCCGATGGCGCCAGCGGCGTGTTGATCGCAAGCCAGGTCTGCGCCGGCGAAGAGAACCCGCTGAAAATCCGCGTCTACGGCGAGCTGGGCGGGCTGGAGTGGCAGCAGGAAAACCCGGCCAGCCTGATTCAGCGCTCGCTGGACCAACCCATACGCATCCTGCGCGCCGGCCTTGGCCAGCCATGGTTGTGCGCAGCGGCGCTACAGCGCATGCGCCTGCCGGCCGGGCACCCAGAAGGCTATCTCGAAGCCATGGCCAATTTGTACGGCGACTTCGCCACGGCGATTCGTAGCCACGTGAGCGGTCATCAGGTTCCCGGTGTACCGGGTATCGAGGTCGGCCTGCGCGGCATGGCCTTTATCGAGACCGCTATCGCCAACCATCACGGCACGGCCAAGTGGAGCGAGCTGCCGCAACGGAGCACACCATGA
- a CDS encoding LacI family DNA-binding transcriptional regulator, with protein MSNIREVARLAGVSVATVSRTLKYPERVLAQTRDKVNAAVKQAGYRPNQMAVQFRSRKTGNLVILVPTIANTFFARVISGAQQAAQAANYRLLLCDTQGREAVEREFAELVYAHQADGVIQLRAYDPYQQPLPGVELPPIVNACEVDAQGRHPTISLDNRAAARAVTQHLIELGHRRIGLIKGPKSSPLTRERVAGYQDAVHQAGIAPDPALICHGNFSLQAGYDGAANLLQLAERPTALFCENDEMAIGALKQIKQQGLRVPEDISLVGFDDIPFAAYCDPPLTTIAQPAEAFGQLAVEMLIALIEKKPLTAQHVTLPFELTLRQSTAPPSS; from the coding sequence GTGTCCAATATCCGTGAAGTCGCCCGGCTCGCCGGGGTCTCTGTCGCCACCGTGTCCAGAACCCTGAAATACCCCGAGCGCGTGCTCGCCCAGACCCGTGACAAGGTCAACGCGGCAGTCAAACAGGCCGGCTACCGGCCCAACCAGATGGCAGTGCAATTTCGTTCACGCAAGACCGGCAATCTGGTGATTCTGGTGCCGACCATCGCCAACACCTTCTTTGCCCGGGTCATCAGCGGCGCACAACAGGCGGCCCAAGCGGCCAACTACCGCTTGTTGCTATGCGACACCCAGGGCCGCGAGGCCGTCGAACGCGAGTTCGCCGAGCTGGTGTACGCCCACCAGGCCGACGGGGTGATTCAGTTGCGCGCCTACGATCCCTATCAACAGCCACTGCCCGGTGTCGAATTACCGCCCATCGTCAATGCCTGTGAAGTCGACGCCCAAGGGCGTCATCCGACCATCAGCCTGGACAATCGCGCCGCCGCCAGGGCCGTAACCCAACACCTGATCGAGCTGGGCCACCGGCGCATCGGCCTGATCAAGGGGCCAAAAAGCAGCCCGCTGACCCGCGAACGTGTGGCCGGTTATCAGGATGCCGTGCACCAGGCCGGCATCGCGCCAGACCCGGCGCTGATCTGTCATGGCAACTTCAGCCTGCAGGCCGGCTATGACGGCGCGGCGAACCTGCTGCAACTGGCCGAGCGCCCGACCGCGCTGTTCTGTGAAAACGACGAAATGGCGATTGGCGCGCTCAAGCAGATCAAACAACAGGGCCTGCGCGTACCCGAAGACATCTCGCTGGTCGGTTTCGACGACATCCCGTTCGCGGCCTACTGCGACCCGCCGCTGACCACCATCGCGCAACCGGCAGAAGCCTTCGGCCAACTGGCGGTCGAAATGCTCATCGCCCTGATCGAGAAGAAGCCGCTGACCGCCCAGCACGTAACCCTGCCGTTCGAGCTGACACTGCGGCAAAGCACAGCGCCGCCTTCAAGCTGA